One part of the Populus alba chromosome 18, ASM523922v2, whole genome shotgun sequence genome encodes these proteins:
- the LOC140954929 gene encoding protein ACCELERATED CELL DEATH 6-like translates to MQLKLDMPRPVHEELERWKAVKFPVPIADYGFSEPNKILQKEVYTYAKEDNFNALFGLLSDKLEHVSSKEVLDIIFKHVAASGNSLLHVAASNGGEGVIQLLCHHFPLLITRKNFLGDNALHLAARAGRFDTIQNIVKHVKIHHRTRELASLLRMKNNKGNTPLHDAVIKGCREVACFLLYEDLEVSYLKNKEDKSPLYLAVESCDEEMIASFIEAMPEGNLEKLAAEGKPDIMLLKDKKGGNLLHLAASMGFLSGARVLVSRCPVAASQRNDEGNLPIHVACQKGHLEVVRELLTYWLDPMDFLNEKGQNILHVAAESGQMKIVDEILRNLDLEALTNEKDYDGNTPLHLAAMYCRSEIVQAVE, encoded by the exons ATGCAATTAAAATTAGATATGCCGAGACCAGTACATGAGGAGCTTGAACGATGGAAGGCAGTTAAATTCCCAGTTCCGATTGCAGATTATGGTTTTTCTGAGCCAAATAAAATACTGCAGAAGGAGGTTTATACCTATGCAAAGGAAGACAACTTCAATGCCTTGTTTGGTCTCTTGTCCGATAAACTGGAACATGTTTCATCAAAGGAAGTGCTCGATatcattttcaaacatgttGCTGCCTCTGGAAATTCACTGCTTCATGTGGCAGCAAGCAATGGAGGCGAAGGTGTGATACAGCTACTGTGTCATCACTTCCCCCTCCTAATCACCAGGAAAAATTTCCTGGGTGATAATGCGCTTCATCTGGCTGCCAGGGCTGGGCGGTTTGACACAATTCAAAATATCGTCAAGCATGTGAAAATTCATCATAGAACACGTGAACTTGCTAGCTTGCTGAGGATGAAGAATAATAAAGGAAACACCCCTTTGCATGATGCAGTCATCAAGGGTTGCCGAGAGGTGGCCTGTTTCCTCCTTTATGAAGACCTAGAAGTTTCCTACCTCAAGAACAAGGAAGACAAGTCTCCCTTGTACTTGGCAGTAGAGAGTTGCGACGAGGAGATGATTGCTTCTTTTATAGAAGCTATGCCGGAAGGAAATTTAG AAAAACTAGCAGCGGAAGGCAAGCCGGATATAATGCTTCTCAAGGACAAAAAAGGGGGAAATCTCCTTCATCTTGCAGCATCCATGGGCTTCCTTTCTGGAGCAAGAGTCCTGGTTAGTCGATGTCCTGTTGCCGCTTCACAAAGAAACGACGAAGGCAACTTACCCATCCATGTTGCATGCCAGAAGGGCCATCTTGAAGTAGTACGCGAACTACTTACTTATTGGCTCGATCCAATGGATTTTCTCAACGAAAAAGGACAGAATATTCTTCATGTTGCAGCGGAGAGTGGACAGATGAAAATAGTGGATGAAATATTGAGAAATCTAGATCTGGAAGCACTTACAAATGAGAAAGATTACGATGGAAATACACCTTTGCACTTGGCTGCAATGTATTGCCGTTCTGAGATAGTGCAGGctgttgaataa